One genomic segment of Cydia splendana chromosome 5, ilCydSple1.2, whole genome shotgun sequence includes these proteins:
- the LOC134790392 gene encoding uncharacterized protein LOC134790392, with the protein MANHLAYANVMVLLAPSVAAMRDLLAEYGKYASQHNMKYNPDKSEFMVMEAANMPLSVPPLLLDGVQLRRVYEVKYLGHILLSSLKDHKDVERQRRAIAVRANMLARRFAKCSDDVKRQLFLSFCTCVYTVELWSDYTCAAVGDMRVQYNNAWRALFRLPRWCSASALFAKGRAPGWGALLRARSAAARKAINASSNTLLSTVREWDGSPLHERWRTYHKPVTIGSGRYAPKAS; encoded by the coding sequence ATGGCCAACCACCTAGCGTATGCCAATGTTATGGTCCTGCTTGCTCCATCAGTAGCCGCTATGCGAGACTTACTTGCGGAATACGGAAAATACGCCAGCCAGCACAACATGAAGTATAATCCGGACAAGTCAGAGTTTATGGTCATGGAAGCGGCAAATATGCCGTTGAGCGTACCGCCACTGTTACTTGATGGAGTTCAACTGCGGAGAGTCTACGAGGTTAAATACCTAGGCCACATTCTGCTGTCTAGTTTGAAAGACCACAAGGACGTCGAAAGGCAAAGACGAGCTATTGCAGTACGAGCGAACATGCTAGCCAGAAGATTCGCCAAATGCAGCGACGACGTGAAACGGCAGCTATTCCTGAGTTTTTGTACTTGTGTCTACACAGTGGAGTTGTGGTCGGATTACACCTGTGCAGCAGTGGGAGACATGCGCGTACAGTATAATAACGCGTGGCGGGCGTTGTTCCGGCTGCCGCGCTGGTGCAGCGCGAGCGCATTGTTCGCGAAGGGGCGCGCGCCGGGCTGGGGCGCGCTGCTGAGAGCGAGGAGCGCCGCCGCCAGAAAGGCGATAAATGCATCCTCCAACACGCTGCTGTCCACAGTGAGGGAGTGGGACGGTAGCCCGCTCCATGAGCGCTGGAGGACTTACCACAAACCGGTCACCATAGGGTCGGGGCGATACGCCCCTAAGGCTAgttaa